A part of Anolis carolinensis isolate JA03-04 unplaced genomic scaffold, rAnoCar3.1.pri scaffold_10, whole genome shotgun sequence genomic DNA contains:
- the thrap3 gene encoding thyroid hormone receptor-associated protein 3 yields MSKTNKSKSGSRSSRSRSGSRSRSRSFSKSRSRSRSVSRSRKRRLSSRSRSRSYSPSHNRERSHQRVYQNRDFRGHNRGYRRPYYFRGRNRGFYPWGQYNRGGYGNYRSNWQNYRQAYSPRRGRSRSRSPKRRSPSPRSRSRSRNSDKSSSDRSRRSSSSRSSSNHSRGDSSKRRSLKEKKASSKASQGGGDNQEDDGKEQPFSGGAAQDAKSSEASKAWQEVGPYGAGSATRGASELSPKERSPALKSPLQSVVVRRRSPRPSPLQKPSPTASNPPLGSGLQSSGFQGGSHPFEHSLGGLSPTRKSPMSKSPTTISSIYGSSQKEEMGGAFSKRYLEDQKNENGKDKEQKLANVDKEKMKEKGGFSEMGLSDNKGKLDPYTSKADAEKMYRGSQSPKRYKLREDFEKKMAEFHKEHYGKEEADEPGKAKGKGRKEASFEDDDDEDEPPRFLSKTVSAGKSQEEERGGKWEGLVFLPPSKEKQRKAEEAEEEPYGEPSKKEERQAAKRADPGHRGFVPEKNFRVTTYKAGQEKSAASPPPPRKASTEGREKPGTRGEGLATGKSFSITRETQVNLRMDSFDEDLARPSGILAQERKLSRDLVHSSKKEQEFRSIFHHIQSAQSQRSPSELFAQHIVTIVHHVKEHHFGSSGMTLNERFTKYLKRAEQESTKNKSPEIHRRIDISPSSFRKHGFSQEETKSSKESSYKGESKYKDDPVDLRLDIERRKKHKEKDRRGKSRESVDSRPSSHSRERSAEKAERSHKGSKKKKHRRVRERSRSSSSSSRSSRSYKAEEYPEEAEEREEPAQPGFDKSRLGTKEFPGPSERGRARGTFQFRARGRGWGRGTFSGNSNNNNSSSGGVGGSSGGVGGGSGSGVGGGVSTDFQKRPREEEWDPEYTPKSKKYYLHDDREGEGGEKWGGRGRGRGIFPRGRGRFLYRKSNASPKWAHDKFSGEEGEIEDDESGAETREEKEPLPTVAE; encoded by the exons ATGTCGAAAACAAATAAATCCAAATCGGGGTCCCGTTCTTCTCGTTCGAGATCTGGATCCCGCTCTCGCTCCCGGTCTTTTTCAAAGTCCCGGTCCAGGTCTCGGTCTGTTTCACGGTCGAGGAAACGGAGGCTAAG TTCCCGGTCCCGTTCGCGGTCATATTCCCCATCGCACAACCGAGAGAGGAGCCACCAACGGGTCTATCAGAACCGGGATTTCCGAGGCCACAACCGAGGATACCGTAGGCCCTATTATTTCCGCGGGAGGAATCGTGGCTTCTACCCATGGGGCCAGTATAACCGAGGTGGCTATGGGAATTACCGCTCCAACTGGCAGAACTACCGTCAAGCCTACAGCCCCCGCCGGGGTCGCTCGCGTTCCCGCTCGCCCAAGCGGCGCTCTCCGTCCCCAAGATCCAGGAGCCGCTCCAGGAATTCTGACAAGTCCTCCTCTGATCGGTCGAGGCGGTCTTCCTCCTCGCGCTCTTCCTCGAACCACAGCCGAGGCGACTCCTCCAAGCGCCGCTCCCTGAAGGAGAAGAAGGCCTCTTCCAAGGCTTCTCAGGGGGGCGGTGACAACCAGGAAGACGACGGCAAGGAGCAGCCCTTCTCTGGGGGAGCGGCCCAAGATGCAAAATCCTCTGAGGCATCCAAGGCCTGGCAGGAGGTGGGCCCCTACGGCGCAGGTTCAGCCACAAGAGGGGCCTCGGAGCTGAGCCCCAAGGAGCGTAGCCCGGCCCTGAAGAGCCCCCTGCAGTCAGTGGTGGTCCGGCGCCGCTCCCCCCGACCCAGCCCCCTTCAGAAGCCCAGCCCCACTGCTTCCAATCCGCCACTGGGCTCCGGTCTGCAGAGCAGCGGCTTTCAGGGGGGCTCTCATCCCTTTGAGCACAGCCTAGGAGGTCTGAGCCCCACGAGGAAGAGCCCCATGAGCAAAAGCCCCACAACCATCAGCTCCATTTATGGAAGCTCTCAGAAGGAAGAAATGGGGGGCGCCTTCTCCAAAAG ATACTTAGAAGATCAAAAGAACGAGAATGGGAAAGATAAGGAGCAGAAACTGGCCAATGTGGATAAggaaaaaatgaaagagaagGGAGGTTTCTCTGAGATGGGATTGTCAGACAACAAAGGGAAACTGGATCCATACACTTCCAAAGCCGACGCAGAAAAGATGTACCGCGGAAGCCAGTCCCCCAAACGTTATAAGCTGCGGGAGGACTTTGAGAAGAAGATGGCTGAGTTCCATAAGGAGCACTACGGCAAAGAGGAGGCGGATGAGCCGGGGAAGGCCAAGGGCAAAGGGCGGAAGGAGGCCAGTTTCGAGGATGACGACGACGAGGACGAGCCACCCCGATTCCTCTCCAAGACGGTGTCCGCCGGCAAGAGCCAGGAGGAAGAGCGGGGAGGGAAGTGGGAAGGCCTGGTCTTCCTGCCTCCCTCCAAAGAGAAGCAGCGGAaggcggaggaggcggaggaggagccCTATGGGGAGCCCTCCAAGAAGGAGGAGCGGCAGGCAGCCAAGAGGGCAGACCCCGGGCACAGGGGATTCGTCCCCGAGAAGAACTTCCGGGTCACAACCTACAAAGCAGGCCAAGAGAAAAGTGCCGCCTCCCCTCCGCCTCCAAGAAAGGCCTCCACCGAAGGCAGGGAGAAGCCTGGCACCAGGGGAGAGGGTCTGGCCACAGGGAAGTCCTTCTCTATCACCCGCGAGACCCAGGTCAACCTCCGCATGGATTCCTTTGACGAGGATCTCGCTCG CCCCAGCGGGATCTTGGCCCAGGAACGCAAGTTGAGCCGCGACTTGGTGCACAGCAGCAAGAAGGAGCAGGAGTTCCGCTCTATTTTCCATCACATCCAGTCAGCCCAGTCTCAGCGGAGCCCTTCTGAGCTCTTTGCGCAGCACATTGTGACCATCGTCCACCATGTCAAAG AGCATCACTTTGGCTCCTCGGGAATGACGTTGAATGAGCGTTTTACAAAATACCTAAAGCGAGCGGAGCAGGAGTCAACTAAGAACAAAAGCCCCGAAATCCACAG gAGGATTGACATTTCCCCAAGTTCTTTTAGAAAACATGGATTCTCTCAAGAGGAGACCAAAAGTTCCAAAGAGTCCAGCTACAAG GGCGAAAGCAAATATAAGGATGACCCGGTTGACCTCCGCCTTGACATTGAGCGGCGCAAAAAACATAAGGAGAAGGACAGGCGGGGCAAGTCAAGGGAATCGGTGGACTCCAGGCCCTCGAGCCATTCGCGGGAGCGGTCAGCAGAGAAGGCGGAAAGGTCTCACAAAGGGTCCAAAAAGAA GAAGCACCGTCGTGTCCGGGAGCGCTCTCGATCCAGCTCTTCCTCCTCTCGGTCCTCACGTTCCTACAAGGCAGAGGAGTACCCTGAAGAGGCCGAAGAGCGAGAGGAGCCTGCTCAACCCGGCTTTGACAAGTCCCGCCTCGGCACCAAGGAGTTTCCCGGCCCCAGCGAGAGGGGCAGGGCCCGGGGGACCTTC CAGTTCCGGGCCAGGGGCCGTGGCTGGGGAAGAGGCACCTTTTccggcaacagcaacaacaacaacagcagcagcggcGGAGTTGGCGGCAGCAGTGGTGGAGTTGGTGGCGGCAGTGGCAGTGGCGTTGGAGGTGGTGTGAGCACCGACTTCCAGAAGCGGCCCCGAGAGGAGGAGTGGGACCCCGAGTATACACCCAAGAGCAAGAAATACTACTTG CATGATGACCGCGAGGGTGAAGGCGGAGAGAAGTGGGGCGGCCGGGGCAGGGGCCGAGGCATCTTCCCCCGCGGACGGGGCCGCTTCCTCTACCGGAAGTCCAATGCCAGTCCCAAATGGGCCCATGACAAGTTCAGCGGCGAGGAGGGCGAAATTGAGGATGACGAGAGCGGGGCCGAGACCCGGGAGGAGAAGGAACCCCTGCCGACAGTAGCTGAGTAG